In Hamadaea flava, a genomic segment contains:
- a CDS encoding Gfo/Idh/MocA family protein: MEDVRLGVIGFGLRRSLATAGHHPGSGSRVVAVADTDPAALATAASMIEGVDTVADYRTLLDRPDIDGIVVMTPDHTHLRVATDVLEAGKAAYVEKPLGITVEECDAILATAHRTGVRLYVGHNMRHMGVVRLMRDIIARGEIGAVQTIWVRHFVGHGGDFYFKDWHAQRANTTSLLLQKAAHDIDVLHWLADGYAQRVSAFGDLRVYNRVTDRLAAGEPKHDDWYAPEKHWPPLAQSGLHHEIDVEDVSVMNMVLDNGIVAAYQQCHFTPDYWRNYTVIGDAGRLENFGDGPGGVVKVWNQRRSGYREDADTVYEIPGATQLHGGADPLIMAEFCRFVRDGGATDTSPVAARMSVAAGVSATVSLRAGGVPQDVPELDPELVAYYANAQVR, encoded by the coding sequence ATGGAAGACGTTCGACTGGGAGTAATCGGCTTCGGCCTGCGGCGGAGTCTCGCGACGGCCGGCCACCACCCGGGCTCCGGCTCCCGGGTGGTGGCGGTCGCGGACACCGATCCCGCGGCCCTGGCGACGGCGGCGTCGATGATCGAGGGCGTCGACACCGTCGCGGACTACCGCACGCTGCTCGACCGCCCCGATATCGACGGCATCGTCGTCATGACCCCCGACCACACGCACCTGCGCGTGGCCACCGACGTGCTCGAGGCGGGCAAGGCCGCGTACGTGGAGAAGCCGCTCGGCATCACCGTCGAGGAGTGCGACGCCATCCTCGCGACGGCCCATCGCACGGGCGTCCGGCTCTACGTCGGCCACAACATGCGGCACATGGGCGTGGTCAGGCTGATGCGCGACATCATCGCCCGCGGTGAGATCGGCGCCGTCCAGACCATCTGGGTACGCCATTTCGTCGGCCACGGCGGCGATTTCTACTTCAAGGACTGGCACGCCCAGCGGGCGAACACGACCTCCCTGCTGCTGCAGAAGGCCGCCCACGACATCGACGTCCTGCACTGGCTCGCCGACGGGTACGCCCAGCGGGTGAGCGCCTTCGGCGACCTGCGCGTCTACAACCGGGTGACCGACCGGCTGGCGGCGGGCGAGCCCAAGCACGACGACTGGTACGCCCCGGAGAAGCACTGGCCGCCGCTGGCCCAGTCCGGCCTGCACCACGAGATCGACGTCGAGGACGTGTCCGTGATGAACATGGTGCTGGACAACGGGATCGTCGCGGCGTACCAGCAGTGCCACTTCACGCCGGACTACTGGCGCAACTACACCGTCATCGGCGACGCGGGGCGGCTGGAGAACTTCGGCGACGGCCCCGGCGGCGTGGTGAAGGTGTGGAACCAGCGCCGTTCCGGCTACCGGGAGGACGCCGACACCGTCTACGAGATCCCCGGCGCGACCCAACTGCACGGCGGGGCGGACCCGCTCATCATGGCGGAGTTCTGCCGGTTCGTGCGCGACGGCGGGGCGACCGACACATCTCCGGTCGCGGCCCGGATGAGCGTCGCGGCGGGAGTGTCGGCCACCGTGTCGCTGCGGGCGGGCGGCGTGCCGCAGGACGTGCCGGAGCTCGACCCGGAGCTGGTGGCGTACTACGCCAACGCCCAGGTTCGCTGA
- the thrS gene encoding threonine--tRNA ligase — protein sequence MSAAPAPVAGPSGDAVVTVAAGTTAAAAVAAAGLPAHGPKAIVVVRDAEGTLRDLDWTPAVDVEVQAVPIDSPDGLNVLRHSTAHVVAQAVQDVFPEAKLGIGPPIENGFYYDFQVPKPFHPEDLAKIEARAQEIIKQGQTFKRRRFDSLEQAKSELKDEPFKLELVDVKGDVDPDVMEVGGGELTIYENFDPKSGDRCWGDLCRGPHLPSTRLIAAFKIMRSAAAYWRGDEKNPQLQRIYGTAWPTRDALKAYLSFLEEAAKRDHRKIGADLDLFSFPDEIGSGLAVFHPKGGIIRREMEAYSRQRHEEAGYEFVNTPHITKAQLFETSGHLPYYADTMFPPMQLEGAEYYLKAMNCPMHNLIFSARGRSYRELPLRFFEFGTVYRYEKSGVVHGLTRVRGLTQDDSHIYCTKEQMPGELTALLDFVLNLLRDYGLDDFYLELSTRDDSPKFIGADEDWAEATAALETAARSSGLELVPDPGGAAFYGPKISVQARDAIGRTWQMSTIQVDFNQPARFGLEYQAADGTRQRPVMIHRALFGSIERFFGVLTEHYAGAFPAWLAPVQVIGIPIRTDRTPGGSAESLPGDAGDSPDHVAYLHDFVTKLKARGLRAEVDASDDRMQKKIRNAQGQKIPFMVIAGDQDVADGTVSFRYRDGSQRNGVPIPDAVLHVEEFVRSRANTAPTAAPADAESVD from the coding sequence GTGAGCGCAGCGCCCGCACCCGTCGCAGGCCCCAGCGGAGACGCCGTCGTCACCGTGGCCGCCGGGACGACGGCCGCCGCCGCGGTGGCCGCCGCCGGACTGCCGGCCCACGGCCCGAAGGCGATCGTCGTCGTCCGGGACGCCGAGGGCACCCTGCGGGACCTCGACTGGACCCCGGCGGTCGACGTCGAGGTCCAGGCCGTTCCGATCGACTCGCCGGACGGCCTGAACGTGCTGCGGCACTCGACCGCGCACGTCGTCGCGCAGGCGGTCCAGGACGTGTTCCCCGAGGCCAAGCTCGGCATCGGCCCGCCCATCGAGAACGGCTTCTACTACGACTTCCAGGTGCCCAAGCCGTTCCACCCGGAGGACCTGGCCAAGATCGAGGCCCGGGCGCAGGAGATCATCAAGCAGGGCCAGACCTTCAAGCGCCGCCGGTTCGACTCGCTGGAGCAGGCCAAGTCCGAGCTGAAGGACGAGCCGTTCAAGCTGGAGCTCGTGGACGTCAAGGGCGATGTCGACCCCGACGTCATGGAGGTCGGCGGCGGCGAGCTGACGATCTACGAGAACTTCGACCCCAAGTCGGGCGACCGCTGCTGGGGCGACCTGTGCCGGGGTCCGCACCTGCCCAGCACCCGCCTGATCGCCGCGTTCAAGATCATGCGCAGTGCGGCGGCGTACTGGCGCGGCGATGAGAAGAACCCGCAGCTGCAGCGGATCTACGGCACCGCTTGGCCGACGCGGGACGCCCTCAAGGCGTACCTGTCGTTCTTGGAGGAGGCGGCCAAGCGCGACCATCGCAAGATCGGCGCGGATCTGGACCTGTTCTCCTTCCCGGACGAGATCGGGTCGGGTCTGGCGGTGTTCCACCCGAAGGGCGGCATCATCCGCCGGGAGATGGAGGCTTACTCGCGGCAGCGCCACGAGGAAGCCGGCTACGAGTTCGTGAACACGCCGCACATCACCAAGGCGCAGCTGTTCGAGACCTCCGGCCACCTGCCCTACTACGCCGACACGATGTTCCCCCCGATGCAGCTCGAAGGCGCCGAGTACTACCTCAAGGCCATGAACTGCCCGATGCACAACCTGATCTTCTCGGCCCGCGGCCGGTCCTACCGGGAGCTGCCGCTGCGCTTCTTCGAGTTCGGCACGGTGTACCGCTACGAGAAGTCCGGCGTGGTGCACGGCCTGACCCGCGTACGCGGCCTGACCCAGGACGACTCGCACATCTACTGCACCAAGGAGCAGATGCCGGGTGAGCTGACGGCGTTGCTGGACTTCGTCCTCAACCTGTTGCGCGACTACGGTCTGGACGACTTCTACCTGGAACTGTCCACTCGCGACGACTCGCCGAAGTTCATCGGCGCGGACGAGGACTGGGCCGAGGCCACGGCGGCGCTGGAGACGGCGGCGCGCAGCTCCGGCCTCGAGCTGGTGCCGGACCCGGGCGGCGCGGCGTTCTACGGCCCGAAGATCAGCGTGCAGGCGCGGGACGCCATCGGGCGTACCTGGCAGATGTCGACGATCCAGGTCGACTTCAACCAGCCGGCTCGGTTCGGGCTGGAGTACCAGGCCGCTGACGGCACCCGCCAGCGCCCGGTCATGATCCACCGCGCGCTGTTCGGTTCGATCGAGCGCTTCTTCGGCGTGCTCACCGAGCACTACGCGGGCGCGTTCCCGGCCTGGCTCGCGCCGGTCCAGGTGATCGGTATCCCGATCCGGACAGACCGCACTCCTGGCGGCTCGGCCGAGAGCCTCCCCGGCGACGCGGGCGACAGCCCGGACCACGTCGCGTACCTGCACGACTTCGTGACGAAGCTGAAGGCGCGCGGGCTGCGGGCGGAGGTCGACGCGTCGGACGACCGGATGCAGAAGAAGATCCGCAACGCGCAGGGCCAGAAGATCCCGTTCATGGTGATCGCGGGGGACCAGGACGTCGCCGACGGCACCGTCTCGTTCCGCTACCGCGACGGGTCGCAACGCAACGGTGTGCCGATCCCGGACGCCGTGCTGCACGTCGAGGAGTTCGTCCGGTCCCGGGCCAACACGGCCCCGACCGCCGCTCCCGCCGACGCGGAATCGGTTGACTAG
- a CDS encoding serine hydrolase: MEDTTHRPQLSRRRLMGILAGGIAASAVGGVGIFTTQSGGNAAGPSPAPATTSSSAAAGSTSASAAEKTVTPVVRVQTDEDTWYAWQWVNLTTGATYGSADAAKQTNNTESMIKAWIGADYLAGLEASGQPLSDADNALITKMIKKSDNAAAQTLYLRRGGDQVIQRAIDECGLTGTAVTESWWSKTQITALDATRMMREILTRAETSELVRWLVDDLMRNVDDDNAFGIAQVLAETDPQADPAVKNGWTDHANTGLWNLNCLAEWTSTGTGDHIVLAILTRYPLGHGQAYGEKVCREVTSQLLEQLTVQA; the protein is encoded by the coding sequence ATGGAGGACACGACTCATCGCCCCCAGCTGAGCCGTCGGCGTCTGATGGGCATCCTCGCCGGCGGCATAGCCGCCTCCGCGGTCGGCGGCGTCGGCATCTTCACCACCCAGTCCGGCGGTAACGCCGCCGGACCGTCCCCCGCCCCCGCCACGACCTCTTCCTCCGCGGCCGCCGGGTCCACGTCCGCGTCAGCCGCCGAGAAGACCGTGACCCCGGTCGTACGCGTACAGACCGACGAGGACACCTGGTACGCCTGGCAGTGGGTGAACCTGACGACCGGTGCGACCTACGGATCGGCCGACGCGGCGAAGCAGACGAACAACACCGAGTCGATGATCAAGGCGTGGATCGGGGCCGACTACCTCGCCGGGCTCGAAGCGTCCGGGCAGCCGCTCAGCGACGCCGACAACGCGCTGATCACGAAGATGATCAAGAAGTCCGACAACGCGGCCGCCCAGACGCTGTACCTGCGCCGGGGCGGTGACCAGGTGATCCAGCGGGCGATCGACGAATGCGGGCTCACCGGCACCGCGGTCACCGAGTCCTGGTGGTCGAAGACCCAGATCACCGCGCTCGACGCCACCCGGATGATGCGCGAGATCCTGACCCGGGCCGAGACGTCCGAGCTGGTGCGGTGGCTCGTCGACGACTTGATGCGCAACGTCGACGACGACAACGCCTTCGGCATCGCCCAGGTGCTGGCCGAGACCGATCCGCAGGCCGACCCGGCGGTGAAGAACGGCTGGACCGACCACGCCAACACCGGCCTCTGGAACCTGAACTGCCTGGCCGAGTGGACCTCGACCGGCACCGGCGACCACATCGTGCTCGCGATCCTGACCCGCTACCCGCTCGGCCACGGCCAGGCGTACGGGGAGAAGGTGTGCCGTGAGGTCACCAGCCAGCTCCTGGAACAACTGACCGTCCAGGCGTGA
- a CDS encoding type II toxin-antitoxin system PemK/MazF family toxin: MIWWVLLAVALALVAVVVVTRTRKPARKPTRPARGPKTGPKPAPPKRSTTPGTGPQPGEIWWADVPYEDGTGHKVRPCLILRGGSRDREVLKITSQDQSDRNDHVVIPTRTWDPGADHNSWLDLTGPIRVPLGGFQDRAGTLDAKIWQKVRRLHGV, encoded by the coding sequence ATGATCTGGTGGGTCCTGCTGGCCGTCGCCCTCGCCCTCGTCGCCGTCGTCGTCGTCACGCGAACGAGGAAGCCGGCCCGTAAGCCCACCCGGCCGGCACGCGGGCCGAAGACAGGCCCGAAACCCGCGCCGCCCAAACGAAGCACCACCCCGGGCACCGGGCCGCAACCCGGCGAGATCTGGTGGGCCGACGTGCCCTATGAGGACGGCACCGGCCACAAAGTACGCCCGTGCCTGATCCTGCGCGGCGGCTCGCGGGACCGCGAGGTCCTGAAGATCACCAGCCAGGACCAGTCCGACCGCAACGATCACGTCGTCATCCCGACGCGTACCTGGGACCCCGGCGCCGACCACAACAGCTGGCTGGACCTGACCGGCCCGATCCGGGTGCCGCTGGGCGGCTTCCAGGACCGGGCCGGGACGCTCGACGCCAAGATCTGGCAGAAGGTGCGCCGCCTACACGGCGTGTGA
- a CDS encoding adenosine deaminase, with protein sequence MQEFIAGLPKAELHVHHVGSASPQTVAALAARHEGTSPVPADADKLAEYFTFTDFAHFVQVYLSVVDLIRDAEDVRTLTAGIAADLAGQNVRYAELTVTPWSSVRRGIPAEAFCEAIEDVRVTAARDLGLQLRWVFDIPGEAGLEAAENTLRIALDQRPDGLISFGLGGPEIGVPRPQFKPYFDAARAAGLHSVPHAGETSDAQSMWDAIHELGAERIGHGIRAVQDPELVAYLAEHQIPLEVCPTSNVCTRAVASLAEHPLPQLVAAGVQLSINTDDPPMFSTWLNKEYAVAAELLGLDERGVADLARAAVRQSFASEADKSALLAEIEAYSHAV encoded by the coding sequence ATGCAGGAGTTCATCGCCGGCCTACCCAAGGCCGAGCTGCACGTGCACCATGTCGGATCCGCGTCGCCGCAGACCGTGGCGGCGCTGGCCGCCCGGCACGAGGGCACCTCACCCGTGCCGGCCGACGCCGATAAGCTCGCCGAGTACTTCACCTTCACCGACTTCGCCCACTTCGTCCAGGTGTACCTGAGCGTCGTCGACCTCATCCGCGACGCCGAGGACGTGCGTACGCTGACCGCCGGGATCGCCGCCGACCTGGCCGGCCAGAACGTCCGGTACGCCGAGCTGACCGTGACCCCTTGGTCGAGCGTCCGGCGGGGGATTCCGGCCGAGGCGTTCTGCGAGGCGATCGAGGACGTGCGGGTGACCGCCGCCCGCGATCTCGGCCTCCAGTTGCGCTGGGTCTTCGACATCCCGGGTGAGGCCGGGCTGGAGGCGGCCGAGAACACGCTGCGGATCGCGCTCGATCAGCGGCCGGACGGGCTGATCAGCTTCGGCCTGGGCGGACCGGAGATCGGCGTACCCCGGCCGCAGTTCAAGCCGTACTTCGACGCCGCCCGGGCGGCCGGACTCCACTCGGTGCCGCACGCCGGGGAGACCAGCGACGCGCAGAGCATGTGGGACGCCATCCACGAGCTGGGCGCCGAGCGCATCGGTCACGGCATCCGCGCGGTGCAGGATCCGGAGCTGGTGGCGTACCTGGCCGAGCACCAGATTCCGCTGGAGGTCTGCCCGACGTCGAACGTCTGCACCCGGGCGGTCGCCTCGCTGGCGGAGCACCCGCTGCCGCAGCTCGTCGCGGCCGGTGTTCAACTGAGCATCAACACCGACGACCCGCCCATGTTCTCCACCTGGCTCAACAAGGAGTACGCCGTCGCCGCCGAACTGCTCGGCCTCGACGAGCGCGGCGTCGCCGATCTGGCGCGCGCGGCGGTACGCCAGTCGTTCGCGTCGGAGGCGGACAAGTCCGCGCTGCTGGCCGAGATCGAGGCGTACTCACACGCCGTGTAG
- a CDS encoding trans-aconitate 2-methyltransferase: protein MWDPRVYQRYGDERSRPFHDLLARVGSHAPAHIVDLGCGPGNLTVTLSQRWPDARIEGLDSSAEMIDSASSLPEARSGKVAFAVGDVSTWTPPEDVDVIVGNAVLQWVPGHRQLLRSWAAAVRTGAWLAFQVPGNFEAPSHQLLRELSASPEWAGRIEGLRDGAAVWEPAEYAGDLLEAGCDVDVWETTYLHLLPVRPDGPHPVLAWMEGTALRPVRAALADRPADWSRFRDQLQDRLAKAYPVRRDVVPFPFRRIFLVAHKP from the coding sequence ATGTGGGACCCCCGGGTGTATCAGCGGTACGGAGACGAACGATCTCGCCCATTTCATGATCTTCTGGCACGTGTTGGGAGTCACGCGCCTGCCCACATCGTGGACCTTGGTTGCGGTCCTGGCAACTTGACGGTGACCTTGTCCCAGCGCTGGCCCGATGCACGGATCGAGGGCCTTGACTCGTCCGCCGAGATGATCGACTCGGCGTCGTCCCTGCCCGAGGCGCGGTCCGGGAAGGTCGCGTTCGCCGTCGGCGACGTGTCCACCTGGACGCCGCCCGAAGACGTGGACGTGATCGTCGGCAACGCCGTCCTGCAGTGGGTCCCCGGCCATCGCCAGCTGCTGCGCTCGTGGGCCGCAGCGGTGCGTACGGGGGCGTGGCTGGCCTTCCAGGTGCCCGGGAACTTCGAAGCGCCGTCGCATCAGCTGCTGCGCGAACTGTCGGCCAGCCCGGAATGGGCCGGGCGGATCGAGGGGCTGCGCGACGGCGCGGCGGTGTGGGAACCCGCCGAGTACGCCGGCGACCTGCTGGAGGCCGGCTGCGACGTCGACGTGTGGGAGACGACGTACCTGCATCTGCTGCCGGTCCGGCCGGACGGGCCGCACCCGGTGCTGGCCTGGATGGAGGGGACCGCGCTGCGGCCGGTCCGGGCCGCTCTGGCCGACCGCCCGGCGGACTGGAGCCGGTTCCGCGATCAGCTGCAGGACCGCCTCGCCAAGGCGTACCCGGTGCGGCGGGACGTGGTGCCCTTCCCCTTCCGCCGCATCTTCCTCGTCGCCCACAAACCCTGA
- a CDS encoding ABC transporter substrate-binding protein, whose translation MASARRRSFVALVAAAGLTLGGLAACNSGEKSSDNLDKPECAAFKDYTGIAGKTVSVYTSIRDAEADLLQQSWKQWADCTGVKIDYEGNGDFEAQLQVRVQGGNAPDIAFIPQPGLLSKLAKAGNLKPAAEKTQAMATQNYSGDWLKYATVDGKLYGAPLGSNVKSFVWYSPKMFKDKGWTIPTSWDELISLSDKIAATGIKPWCAGIESGSATGWPATDWIEDVLLRDQGPDVYDQWVAHSIPFNDPKIVSAVDKVGSILKNDKYVNGGLGGVKSIATTSFQAGGTPITTGKCALHRQASFYANQWPQGTKVAEDGDVFAFYFPAVDPSKKPVLGAGEFTAIFDDRPEVQAFQTYLASAEHANSRAKLGNWVSANKGLDIANVANPIDKKSVEILKDSSTVFRFDGSDLMPASVGAGSFWKGMTDWINGKSTKDSLDYIENSWPK comes from the coding sequence ATGGCATCAGCCAGGCGGCGTTCATTCGTGGCGCTCGTCGCGGCAGCCGGGCTCACGCTCGGCGGACTCGCGGCGTGCAACTCCGGCGAGAAGTCCAGCGACAATTTGGACAAGCCGGAGTGCGCGGCATTCAAGGACTACACAGGAATCGCCGGTAAGACCGTCAGCGTCTACACGTCGATCCGGGACGCCGAGGCCGACCTGCTTCAGCAGTCCTGGAAGCAGTGGGCCGACTGCACCGGCGTCAAGATCGACTATGAGGGCAACGGCGACTTCGAGGCCCAGCTCCAGGTACGCGTACAGGGCGGCAACGCGCCCGACATCGCGTTCATCCCCCAGCCCGGTCTGCTGTCGAAGCTGGCCAAGGCCGGGAACCTGAAGCCGGCCGCCGAGAAGACGCAGGCGATGGCCACGCAGAACTACTCGGGCGACTGGCTGAAGTACGCGACGGTCGACGGCAAGCTCTACGGCGCGCCGCTGGGCTCGAACGTGAAGTCGTTCGTCTGGTACTCGCCGAAGATGTTCAAGGACAAGGGCTGGACCATCCCCACCTCCTGGGACGAGCTGATCTCGCTGAGCGACAAGATCGCCGCCACCGGCATCAAGCCGTGGTGCGCCGGCATCGAGTCCGGCAGCGCGACCGGCTGGCCGGCCACCGACTGGATCGAGGACGTCCTCCTGCGTGACCAGGGCCCGGACGTCTACGACCAGTGGGTCGCGCACAGCATCCCGTTCAACGACCCGAAGATCGTCTCGGCGGTCGACAAGGTCGGCTCGATCCTCAAGAACGACAAGTACGTCAACGGCGGCCTCGGCGGCGTGAAGTCCATCGCGACCACCTCCTTCCAGGCCGGCGGCACGCCGATCACGACCGGCAAGTGCGCGCTGCACCGCCAGGCGTCGTTCTACGCCAACCAGTGGCCGCAGGGCACCAAGGTGGCCGAGGACGGCGACGTGTTCGCGTTCTACTTCCCGGCGGTCGACCCGTCGAAGAAGCCGGTGCTGGGCGCGGGCGAGTTCACCGCGATCTTCGACGACCGGCCCGAGGTGCAGGCCTTCCAGACCTACCTGGCCAGCGCGGAGCACGCGAACTCGCGGGCGAAGCTGGGCAACTGGGTCTCCGCCAACAAGGGCCTGGACATCGCGAACGTCGCCAACCCGATCGACAAGAAGTCGGTCGAGATCCTGAAGGACTCCTCGACGGTGTTCCGCTTCGACGGTTCGGACCTCATGCCGGCCTCGGTCGGCGCGGGCTCGTTCTGGAAGGGCATGACCGACTGGATCAACGGCAAGAGCACCAAGGACTCGCTGGACTACATCGAGAACAGCTGGCCGAAGTGA
- a CDS encoding carbohydrate ABC transporter permease, whose product MDFSNEPPKLLELLYGVIGFLAVVGLLLFVLDKLPMRKDRWVALTFLFPAGLLLTIGLIVPAIRTFILSFTKPDIANPGQNKFAGFENYVWMFTEPESRHTLLNTLLWVVLVPTVSTAVGLIYSVLVDRSRGEAFAKSLIFMPMAISFVGAGIIWKFIYEYRPEDEQQLGLLNQIVVWLGGSPQQWLLKGPWNTLFLIVVLIWIQAGFAMVVLSAAIKAIPAEIVEAARLDGVTPWQMFWRVTVPSIRPALVVVLVTITIGTLKVFDIVRAMTGGNFGTSVLAYDMYNWAFPFDNTGRGSTLAVFLFLLVTPIVIYQIRNLRQQREIR is encoded by the coding sequence ATGGATTTCAGCAACGAACCACCGAAACTCTTAGAGCTGCTCTACGGCGTCATCGGCTTCCTGGCCGTGGTCGGCCTGTTGTTGTTCGTGCTCGACAAGCTGCCGATGCGCAAGGACCGGTGGGTCGCCCTGACCTTCCTGTTCCCCGCCGGCCTTCTGCTCACCATCGGCCTGATCGTCCCGGCCATCCGCACGTTCATCCTGTCGTTCACCAAGCCCGACATCGCCAACCCGGGCCAGAACAAGTTCGCGGGATTCGAGAACTACGTCTGGATGTTCACCGAGCCGGAGTCCCGGCACACCCTGCTGAACACGCTGCTGTGGGTGGTGCTGGTCCCGACGGTGTCGACCGCGGTCGGGCTGATCTACTCCGTGCTGGTCGACCGCTCGCGCGGGGAGGCCTTCGCGAAGTCGCTGATCTTCATGCCGATGGCGATCTCATTCGTCGGCGCCGGCATCATCTGGAAGTTCATCTACGAGTACCGCCCCGAGGACGAGCAGCAGCTCGGCCTGCTCAACCAGATCGTGGTGTGGCTGGGCGGCAGCCCTCAGCAGTGGCTGCTCAAGGGCCCGTGGAACACGCTGTTCCTGATCGTCGTGCTGATCTGGATCCAGGCCGGCTTCGCGATGGTCGTCCTGTCCGCCGCGATCAAGGCGATCCCCGCCGAGATCGTCGAGGCGGCCCGCCTGGACGGCGTCACGCCCTGGCAGATGTTCTGGCGGGTCACCGTCCCCAGCATCCGGCCGGCCCTCGTCGTCGTCCTCGTCACCATCACGATCGGCACCCTCAAGGTCTTCGACATCGTCCGCGCGATGACCGGCGGCAACTTCGGGACCAGCGTCCTGGCGTACGACATGTACAACTGGGCGTTCCCGTTCGACAACACCGGACGAGGCTCGACGCTGGCCGTCTTCCTCTTCCTGCTCGTCACGCCGATCGTGATCTACCAGATCCGCAACCTCCGCCAGCAGAGGGAGATCCGATGA
- a CDS encoding carbohydrate ABC transporter permease, translating into MTVVPPAVASGETEVAPSDQGGVAKRVGKKLTSRTATVVSIVIALVWTIPTFGLFISSFRPENDIKGNGWWNFFTSPSFTLENYQEVLFGTSNVNGRLASYFINSIVITIPSVLFPVFFCSLAAYALAWLNFKGRDWIYIGIFALQIVPLQMALVPLLSFFSRGVTIGGVNIMPAWHLEGPDKFIQVWFAHTCFALPLGIFLLHNFMSELPRDLIEAAKVDGASHPKIFRSVVLPLIVPALASFAIFQFLWVWNDLLVALIFAGGNQRTAPLTVRLAEMAGTRGNEWQRLTSGAFISIVVPLIVFLSLQRYFVRGLLAGSVKG; encoded by the coding sequence ATGACCGTCGTACCGCCTGCCGTCGCCAGCGGCGAGACCGAGGTCGCGCCGAGCGATCAGGGCGGCGTGGCCAAGCGCGTCGGCAAGAAGCTGACCAGCCGCACCGCCACCGTCGTCTCGATCGTCATCGCTCTGGTGTGGACGATCCCGACGTTCGGTCTGTTCATCTCCTCGTTCCGGCCGGAGAACGACATCAAGGGCAACGGCTGGTGGAACTTCTTCACCAGTCCCAGCTTCACCCTGGAGAACTACCAGGAGGTGCTGTTCGGCACGTCCAACGTCAACGGGCGGCTGGCCAGCTACTTCATCAACTCGATCGTGATCACGATCCCGTCGGTGCTGTTCCCGGTGTTCTTCTGCAGCCTGGCCGCGTACGCGCTGGCCTGGCTGAACTTCAAGGGCCGGGATTGGATCTACATCGGCATCTTCGCGTTGCAGATCGTGCCGCTGCAGATGGCGCTGGTTCCGCTGCTCAGCTTCTTCAGCCGGGGCGTGACCATCGGCGGCGTGAACATCATGCCCGCCTGGCATCTCGAGGGGCCGGACAAGTTCATCCAGGTCTGGTTCGCCCACACCTGCTTCGCCCTGCCGCTCGGCATCTTCCTGCTGCACAACTTCATGTCCGAGCTGCCGCGCGATCTGATCGAGGCGGCCAAGGTGGACGGCGCCAGCCATCCGAAGATCTTCCGCAGCGTGGTGCTGCCGTTGATCGTGCCGGCCCTGGCCAGCTTCGCGATCTTCCAGTTCCTCTGGGTGTGGAACGACCTGCTCGTGGCGCTCATCTTCGCGGGCGGCAATCAACGCACCGCGCCGCTGACCGTGCGCCTGGCCGAGATGGCCGGTACGCGGGGCAACGAATGGCAGCGCCTGACCTCGGGCGCGTTCATCTCGATCGTCGTACCGCTGATCGTCTTCCTGTCGTTGCAGCGCTACTTCGTCCGTGGCCTGCTCGCGGGCTCGGTCAAGGGCTGA